Part of the Streptomyces sp. NBC_00457 genome, GCCCGGGCGTCGCAGGTCGCCGACATCGCGGCCCGGCACACGGAGGAGGCGGAGGCCGCCCGGCGCCTCTCGCCGCAGGTGGTCCACGCGGTGCGGGACGCCGGTTTCGCGCGGCACTTCGTACCGGTGGCCCATGGCGGCACGGCGGGCGGTTTCACCGAGCTGACCTCGGCGGTCTTCGTGGTCGGACAGGGCTGTACATCGGCGGCCTGGGCGGCGTCGCTGGCCGCCTACGCGGGACGGTACGCGGCGTTCCTGCCCGCCGAGGGCCAGGCGGAGATCTGGGCGGACGGCCCGGACGCCCTGGTGGCCGCCGCGCTCATGCCGTCCGGCACGGCGGAGCGGGTGGCCGGCGGCTGGCGGCTGAGCGGCGAGTGGAAGTACATCAGCGGGGTGCACTTCGCGGACTGGGCGCTCGCCTGCGCGGCCGTACCGGATGAGCAGCCCGCCGACGGACGGCCCGAAGTGCGGTACTTCGCCGTACCGAAGGCCGACTTCACCATCACCGAGAGCTGGTTCTCCGTGGGCATGCGCGGGACCGGCAGCGACACCCTGGTCCTGACCGACGTCCACGTGCCCGAGCACCGCACCCTGGCCCGCTCCGCCGTCCACGCCGGGCGGGCCCCCGCGTCGGACGCGCGCTGCCACATCGTGCCGATGTACGCCGTGAACTCACTGCCGTTCGCCGCGCCGCTGGTCGGCGCCGTGCGGGGCGCGATGCGTGCCTGGGTCGAGCGGACCGCCTCCCGTGTCGACCGGCGGGGCCGGGCCGTCCGCGAGATGCCCTCGACGCAGGTCTCCCTGGCCCGCTCGGCCGCCGAGGTGGACGCCGCGGAACTCCTCGTCCGGCGTACAGCGGCGGTCGCCGACGGCAGGGAGACGCCGCCGGAGGGCGAGGCGGCGGTCCGCGGGGCCCGGGATCTCGCGCTGGCTGTGGAGCTGCTCGTCTCGGCGGTCGGCCGGGTCTTCCGCACC contains:
- a CDS encoding acyl-CoA dehydrogenase family protein codes for the protein MSYDNMSTIVARASQVADIAARHTEEAEAARRLSPQVVHAVRDAGFARHFVPVAHGGTAGGFTELTSAVFVVGQGCTSAAWAASLAAYAGRYAAFLPAEGQAEIWADGPDALVAAALMPSGTAERVAGGWRLSGEWKYISGVHFADWALACAAVPDEQPADGRPEVRYFAVPKADFTITESWFSVGMRGTGSDTLVLTDVHVPEHRTLARSAVHAGRAPASDARCHIVPMYAVNSLPFAAPLVGAVRGAMRAWVERTASRVDRRGRAVREMPSTQVSLARSAAEVDAAELLVRRTAAVADGRETPPEGEAAVRGARDLALAVELLVSAVGRVFRTSGTSGQSATDPVQRFWRDVNSAASHVALSFESTGAAYGAWALSGDGRTGPV